The DNA segment GTAGGCAACGAAATATCTTTGCGATTAAATGCCCGAACAAGCCTAGGCGTGACTAGGATAACCAACTCACTCTGACCACTTTGAAAGCTTTTGCTGGTAAATAACTGACCTAATACTGGTACATCTCCTAATCCCGGCAACTTATCGATATTTTCTCGTAATGTGTCACTAATCAAACCGCTAATGGCGATAGTTTGCCCATCGGCCAACTCAACCGTTGTTGCAGTGCTTCTTTTTACCAGTGACGGCACAACCAATGAGGTTGAAGTATTACCGGAGATTGAAAAACCATTGGCGGTACTAATCTCACTAACCACTACATTTAGATTCAAATTAATTTGCCCAGAGTCGAGAACTGTTGGCACAAATTTTACACCTACACCGTAGTCTCTGTATTCGATGGTTGTATTGCCATTTTCACCTGGCACTGGGATTGGAAATTCCCCACCTGAAAGAAACTCGGCAGACTGACCGCTCATAGCTGTAACATTAGGCTCAGCTAATACTTTAGCTAATCCATTTTGTTTAGCGACATCTAAGGCAAAGTTCATCATTAAGTCACCGTTAATGTACTGTGCAAATAAACCTTTTCCGTCGACTCCACCAATACTTCCAGGATCAAAGCCTCCACCGCCACCAATAACACCACCTGATAAGTTAGAGCCTTGATTGAAAATCAAAAACTTTGAATCAAATTGTCTCGCTACGTTTCTTTGAACCTCTGCGACAACCACTTCGAGCATGACTTGGTGATCGCCACCTATAGTCATCATATTTAACACTTTACTTGGAGCACGATCTCCTGCGGCGGCTTCTGCATAACCCTGCGCAAGCTCAACGGCAGTATTCATTTTCTGTAAATTAGAAGCTTGGCCACTTAATAAAAGTTGCCCTTGAGAGGTCTGAACGCCCAACTTTTCAGTTGGAAGAAACTGATGCAGCCTTGTCTTTAATCCGTTTAAGTCATGAGTCACTTCAATATCCATAATTCTTGCAAGCTGCTCATTCTTGTCCCAAATCATGATATTAGTGCTACCTAATTGTTTTCCCAAAATGTACAGTTCGTCATTAGGAAGTAACTTAATATCGGCAATACTCGGATTACCCACAGACACCCTATGTATAGGCCCATTGAGCATAAGTACTCTTGACTTAAATATAGGGATTCGCTGAATATCATTTCTTGCTCCTGGCGTAGGACCACCGGCATACGCGATTGATACCTGCAACATTGTTAACAAACAAACAATTGAACAGTGACGAAGGAATGACATGTTATTCTCCTTAAAACATGAATCTAAATGCTTGTTATCAACTACTTGTTAGTTTTTTACTTTTATCTCTTGTTCACTCATGCCTTTAAGCAGAAATACTTTTTTTGTGCCAGATGCTGAAACACTTGCTACGCGTACGGCTTCAACGGGTTGGATATTCTCGCTTATCTCAACCTCGTCTTCATCAGGCTCA comes from the Shewanella halifaxensis HAW-EB4 genome and includes:
- a CDS encoding type II and III secretion system protein family protein → MSFLRHCSIVCLLTMLQVSIAYAGGPTPGARNDIQRIPIFKSRVLMLNGPIHRVSVGNPSIADIKLLPNDELYILGKQLGSTNIMIWDKNEQLARIMDIEVTHDLNGLKTRLHQFLPTEKLGVQTSQGQLLLSGQASNLQKMNTAVELAQGYAEAAAGDRAPSKVLNMMTIGGDHQVMLEVVVAEVQRNVARQFDSKFLIFNQGSNLSGGVIGGGGGFDPGSIGGVDGKGLFAQYINGDLMMNFALDVAKQNGLAKVLAEPNVTAMSGQSAEFLSGGEFPIPVPGENGNTTIEYRDYGVGVKFVPTVLDSGQINLNLNVVVSEISTANGFSISGNTSTSLVVPSLVKRSTATTVELADGQTIAISGLISDTLRENIDKLPGLGDVPVLGQLFTSKSFQSGQSELVILVTPRLVRAFNRKDISLPTDGFVLPSDVEFYLLGKLSHKENTDDTSDTPYEPVESKTKLDDTGTQQKYGHSL